The Mercurialis annua linkage group LG8, ddMerAnnu1.2, whole genome shotgun sequence genome window below encodes:
- the LOC126660415 gene encoding regulator of nonsense transcripts UPF3 isoform X7, whose protein sequence is MKGGQSDKTKVVVRHLPPTISQAAFFEQIDVVFSGRYNWVSFRPGKSSQKHQSYSRAYIDFKRPEDVIEFAEFFNGHLFVNEKGTQFRTIVEYAPSQRVPKQWSKKDGREGTLLKDPAYLEFLESISKPVENLPSAEIQLERREAERAAGAAKDPPIITPLMDFVRQKRAAKTGTRRILSNGKISRRAGASGSPSSSSSKRSSDKKRGSTTMYVLRDSANSSSRKDKSTYLLVPKRDDQQHSDKASTLASVSGTEVLEDESGISGITDAGKKKILLLKGKGKEISTLSGGMSKQNVAQLDKSVTRSAFKQSQRRETSGRIIRSILLNKDSRQNQSSGVQFEQQIQSSSIEKEKRPPRHPQVQLVLKDVNGGASDDKGAVNDTHGFSGEKQEKRTRNRDRPDRGVWTPLRRSDGSYASDESLSSSASQSTQSLDTSQGSHKHFGRRGPSHTVRDADGSPVEGKLSKRGGGASGYGSHEKQVWVQKSGSGS, encoded by the exons ATGAAAGGAGGTCAATCTGACAAGACAAAAGTGGTTGTGCGTCACTTACCACCGACGATTTCTCAAGCTGCGTTTTTCGAGCAAATCGACGTCGTTTTTTCTGGCCGTTATAATTGGGTCTCGTTTCGTCCCGGCAAGAGCAG CCAGAAGCATCAATCCTATTCAAGAGCCTACATTGACTTCAAAAGGCCAGAAGATGTTATCGAGTTTGCCGAGTTCTTTAACGGTCATCTCTTCGTTAATGAGAAGG GCACTCAGTTCAGGACAATTGTTGAGTATGCTCCTTCACAGCGGGTTCCAAAGCAGTGGTCAAAGAAGGATGGTCGCGAAGGCACCTTATTAAAAg ATCCTGCATATTTGGAGTTTCTTGAATCAATATCCAAACCAGTTGAAAATCTCCCCAGTGCAGAGATACAATTGGAAAGACGAGAAGCTGAGCGAGCTG CAGGTGCTGCAAAAGATCCTCCTATTATAACTCCTTTAATGGACTTTGTTCGTCAAAAACGTGCTGCAAAGACTGGAACTAGg AGAATACTGTCTAATGGAAAAATCAGCAGAAGGGCTGGTGCAAGTGGAAGTCCTAGCTCATCCTCATCCAAACGAAGTTCTGACAAGAAGAGGGGTTCGACCACAATG TATGTTTTAAGGGACTCCGCTAATAGTTCAAGCAGAAAGGACAAATCAACTTACTTATTGGTCCCTAAGCGAGATGACCAACAACATTCTGATAAAGCAAGTACTTTGGCTTCTGTATCTGGAACTGAGGTGTTGGAAGATGAATCTG GAATTTCTGGAATCACTGATGCTGGGAAAAAGAAAATCCTGCTTTTGAAAGGGAAAGGGAAAGAAATTTCAACT TTGTCTGGTGGCATGTCAAAGCAGAATGTAGCGCAGCTTGATAAAAGTGTGACCCGTTCTGCTTTCAAACAGAGTCAGCGACGGGAGACCAGTGGACGGATAATCAGAAGCATTCTTTTAAACAAAGATTCACGCCAAAATCAATCTTCTGGGGTCCAATTTGAGCAGCAAATTCAATCCTCCAGCATAGAAAAGGAGAAGCGTCCACCTCGACATCCACAAGTGCAACTGGTTTTGAAGGATGTGAATGGAGGAGCTTCAGATGACAAGGGTGCTGTCAATGACACACATGGTTTTTCTGGTGAGAAGCAGGAAAAGCGCACAAGAAATAGGGATAGGCCTGATCGTGGTGTATGGACTCCTCTTCGGCGCTCAGATGGATCTTATGCAAGTGATGAGTCTTTATCGTCATCTGCATCTCAATCTACACAATCTTTAGACACTTCCCAAG GATCACATAAACATTTTGGTCGTCGGGGACCATCACATACTGTGAGGGATGCTGATGGCTCGCCTGTTGAGGGGAAGCTTTCAAAGAGAGGTGGCGGTGCTTCTGGTTATGGTTCTCATGAG AAGCAAGTGTGGGTTCAAAAGTCGGGATCTGGTTCTTAG
- the LOC126660415 gene encoding regulator of nonsense transcripts UPF3 isoform X5 yields MKGGQSDKTKVVVRHLPPTISQAAFFEQIDVVFSGRYNWVSFRPGKSSQKHQSYSRAYIDFKRPEDVIEFAEFFNGHLFVNEKGTQFRTIVEYAPSQRVPKQWSKKDGREGTLLKDPAYLEFLESISKPVENLPSAEIQLERREAERAAGAAKDPPIITPLMDFVRQKRAAKTGTRRILSNGKISRRAGASGSPSSSSSKRSSDKKRGSTTMYVLRDSANSSSRKDKSTYLLVPKRDDQQHSDKASTLASVSGTEVLEDESGISGITDAGKKKILLLKGKGKEISTSQRRETSGRIIRSILLNKDSRQNQSSGVQFEQQIQSSSIEKEKRPPRHPQVQLVLKDVNGGASDDKGAVNDTHGFSGEKQEKRTRNRDRPDRGVWTPLRRSDGSYASDESLSSSASQSTQSLDTSQGNHGDMKVESLNSRSGRSSHSSLDNGSHKHFGRRGPSHTVRDADGSPVEGKLSKRGGGASGYGSHEQKQVWVQKSGSGS; encoded by the exons ATGAAAGGAGGTCAATCTGACAAGACAAAAGTGGTTGTGCGTCACTTACCACCGACGATTTCTCAAGCTGCGTTTTTCGAGCAAATCGACGTCGTTTTTTCTGGCCGTTATAATTGGGTCTCGTTTCGTCCCGGCAAGAGCAG CCAGAAGCATCAATCCTATTCAAGAGCCTACATTGACTTCAAAAGGCCAGAAGATGTTATCGAGTTTGCCGAGTTCTTTAACGGTCATCTCTTCGTTAATGAGAAGG GCACTCAGTTCAGGACAATTGTTGAGTATGCTCCTTCACAGCGGGTTCCAAAGCAGTGGTCAAAGAAGGATGGTCGCGAAGGCACCTTATTAAAAg ATCCTGCATATTTGGAGTTTCTTGAATCAATATCCAAACCAGTTGAAAATCTCCCCAGTGCAGAGATACAATTGGAAAGACGAGAAGCTGAGCGAGCTG CAGGTGCTGCAAAAGATCCTCCTATTATAACTCCTTTAATGGACTTTGTTCGTCAAAAACGTGCTGCAAAGACTGGAACTAGg AGAATACTGTCTAATGGAAAAATCAGCAGAAGGGCTGGTGCAAGTGGAAGTCCTAGCTCATCCTCATCCAAACGAAGTTCTGACAAGAAGAGGGGTTCGACCACAATG TATGTTTTAAGGGACTCCGCTAATAGTTCAAGCAGAAAGGACAAATCAACTTACTTATTGGTCCCTAAGCGAGATGACCAACAACATTCTGATAAAGCAAGTACTTTGGCTTCTGTATCTGGAACTGAGGTGTTGGAAGATGAATCTG GAATTTCTGGAATCACTGATGCTGGGAAAAAGAAAATCCTGCTTTTGAAAGGGAAAGGGAAAGAAATTTCAACT AGTCAGCGACGGGAGACCAGTGGACGGATAATCAGAAGCATTCTTTTAAACAAAGATTCACGCCAAAATCAATCTTCTGGGGTCCAATTTGAGCAGCAAATTCAATCCTCCAGCATAGAAAAGGAGAAGCGTCCACCTCGACATCCACAAGTGCAACTGGTTTTGAAGGATGTGAATGGAGGAGCTTCAGATGACAAGGGTGCTGTCAATGACACACATGGTTTTTCTGGTGAGAAGCAGGAAAAGCGCACAAGAAATAGGGATAGGCCTGATCGTGGTGTATGGACTCCTCTTCGGCGCTCAGATGGATCTTATGCAAGTGATGAGTCTTTATCGTCATCTGCATCTCAATCTACACAATCTTTAGACACTTCCCAAG GAAATCATGGAGATATGAAAGTTGAGTCATTGAATTCAAGGAGTGGAAGAAGCAGCCACTCTTCCTTAGATAATG GATCACATAAACATTTTGGTCGTCGGGGACCATCACATACTGTGAGGGATGCTGATGGCTCGCCTGTTGAGGGGAAGCTTTCAAAGAGAGGTGGCGGTGCTTCTGGTTATGGTTCTCATGAG CAGAAGCAAGTGTGGGTTCAAAAGTCGGGATCTGGTTCTTAG
- the LOC126660415 gene encoding regulator of nonsense transcripts UPF3 isoform X3, with the protein MKGGQSDKTKVVVRHLPPTISQAAFFEQIDVVFSGRYNWVSFRPGKSSQKHQSYSRAYIDFKRPEDVIEFAEFFNGHLFVNEKGTQFRTIVEYAPSQRVPKQWSKKDGREGTLLKDPAYLEFLESISKPVENLPSAEIQLERREAERAAGAAKDPPIITPLMDFVRQKRAAKTGTRRILSNGKISRRAGASGSPSSSSSKRSSDKKRGSTTMYVLRDSANSSSRKDKSTYLLVPKRDDQQHSDKASTLASVSGTEVLEDESGISGITDAGKKKILLLKGKGKEISTLSGGMSKQNVAQLDKSVTRSAFKQSQRRETSGRIIRSILLNKDSRQNQSSGVQFEQQIQSSSIEKEKRPPRHPQVQLVLKDVNGGASDDKGAVNDTHGFSGEKQEKRTRNRDRPDRGVWTPLRRSDGSYASDESLSSSASQSTQSLDTSQGNHGDMKVESLNSRSGRSSHSSLDNGSHKHFGRRGPSHTVRDADGSPVEGKLSKRGGGASGYGSHEKQVWVQKSGSGS; encoded by the exons ATGAAAGGAGGTCAATCTGACAAGACAAAAGTGGTTGTGCGTCACTTACCACCGACGATTTCTCAAGCTGCGTTTTTCGAGCAAATCGACGTCGTTTTTTCTGGCCGTTATAATTGGGTCTCGTTTCGTCCCGGCAAGAGCAG CCAGAAGCATCAATCCTATTCAAGAGCCTACATTGACTTCAAAAGGCCAGAAGATGTTATCGAGTTTGCCGAGTTCTTTAACGGTCATCTCTTCGTTAATGAGAAGG GCACTCAGTTCAGGACAATTGTTGAGTATGCTCCTTCACAGCGGGTTCCAAAGCAGTGGTCAAAGAAGGATGGTCGCGAAGGCACCTTATTAAAAg ATCCTGCATATTTGGAGTTTCTTGAATCAATATCCAAACCAGTTGAAAATCTCCCCAGTGCAGAGATACAATTGGAAAGACGAGAAGCTGAGCGAGCTG CAGGTGCTGCAAAAGATCCTCCTATTATAACTCCTTTAATGGACTTTGTTCGTCAAAAACGTGCTGCAAAGACTGGAACTAGg AGAATACTGTCTAATGGAAAAATCAGCAGAAGGGCTGGTGCAAGTGGAAGTCCTAGCTCATCCTCATCCAAACGAAGTTCTGACAAGAAGAGGGGTTCGACCACAATG TATGTTTTAAGGGACTCCGCTAATAGTTCAAGCAGAAAGGACAAATCAACTTACTTATTGGTCCCTAAGCGAGATGACCAACAACATTCTGATAAAGCAAGTACTTTGGCTTCTGTATCTGGAACTGAGGTGTTGGAAGATGAATCTG GAATTTCTGGAATCACTGATGCTGGGAAAAAGAAAATCCTGCTTTTGAAAGGGAAAGGGAAAGAAATTTCAACT TTGTCTGGTGGCATGTCAAAGCAGAATGTAGCGCAGCTTGATAAAAGTGTGACCCGTTCTGCTTTCAAACAGAGTCAGCGACGGGAGACCAGTGGACGGATAATCAGAAGCATTCTTTTAAACAAAGATTCACGCCAAAATCAATCTTCTGGGGTCCAATTTGAGCAGCAAATTCAATCCTCCAGCATAGAAAAGGAGAAGCGTCCACCTCGACATCCACAAGTGCAACTGGTTTTGAAGGATGTGAATGGAGGAGCTTCAGATGACAAGGGTGCTGTCAATGACACACATGGTTTTTCTGGTGAGAAGCAGGAAAAGCGCACAAGAAATAGGGATAGGCCTGATCGTGGTGTATGGACTCCTCTTCGGCGCTCAGATGGATCTTATGCAAGTGATGAGTCTTTATCGTCATCTGCATCTCAATCTACACAATCTTTAGACACTTCCCAAG GAAATCATGGAGATATGAAAGTTGAGTCATTGAATTCAAGGAGTGGAAGAAGCAGCCACTCTTCCTTAGATAATG GATCACATAAACATTTTGGTCGTCGGGGACCATCACATACTGTGAGGGATGCTGATGGCTCGCCTGTTGAGGGGAAGCTTTCAAAGAGAGGTGGCGGTGCTTCTGGTTATGGTTCTCATGAG AAGCAAGTGTGGGTTCAAAAGTCGGGATCTGGTTCTTAG
- the LOC126660415 gene encoding regulator of nonsense transcripts UPF3 isoform X1, protein MKGGQSDKTKVVVRHLPPTISQAAFFEQIDVVFSGRYNWVSFRPGKSSQKHQSYSRAYIDFKRPEDVIEFAEFFNGHLFVNEKGTQFRTIVEYAPSQRVPKQWSKKDGREGTLLKDPAYLEFLESISKPVENLPSAEIQLERREAERAAGAAKDPPIITPLMDFVRQKRAAKTGTRRILSNGKISRRAGASGSPSSSSSKRSSDKKRGSTTMYVLRDSANSSSRKDKSTYLLVPKRDDQQHSDKASTLASVSGTEVLEDESGISGITDAGKKKILLLKGKGKEISTLSGGMSKQNVAQLDKSVTRSAFKQSQRRETSGRIIRSILLNKDSRQNQSSGVQFEQQIQSSSIEKEKRPPRHPQVQLVLKDVNGGASDDKGAVNDTHGFSGEKQEKRTRNRDRPDRGVWTPLRRSDGSYASDESLSSSASQSTQSLDTSQGNHGDMKVESLNSRSGRSSHSSLDNGSHKHFGRRGPSHTVRDADGSPVEGKLSKRGGGASGYGSHEQKQVWVQKSGSGS, encoded by the exons ATGAAAGGAGGTCAATCTGACAAGACAAAAGTGGTTGTGCGTCACTTACCACCGACGATTTCTCAAGCTGCGTTTTTCGAGCAAATCGACGTCGTTTTTTCTGGCCGTTATAATTGGGTCTCGTTTCGTCCCGGCAAGAGCAG CCAGAAGCATCAATCCTATTCAAGAGCCTACATTGACTTCAAAAGGCCAGAAGATGTTATCGAGTTTGCCGAGTTCTTTAACGGTCATCTCTTCGTTAATGAGAAGG GCACTCAGTTCAGGACAATTGTTGAGTATGCTCCTTCACAGCGGGTTCCAAAGCAGTGGTCAAAGAAGGATGGTCGCGAAGGCACCTTATTAAAAg ATCCTGCATATTTGGAGTTTCTTGAATCAATATCCAAACCAGTTGAAAATCTCCCCAGTGCAGAGATACAATTGGAAAGACGAGAAGCTGAGCGAGCTG CAGGTGCTGCAAAAGATCCTCCTATTATAACTCCTTTAATGGACTTTGTTCGTCAAAAACGTGCTGCAAAGACTGGAACTAGg AGAATACTGTCTAATGGAAAAATCAGCAGAAGGGCTGGTGCAAGTGGAAGTCCTAGCTCATCCTCATCCAAACGAAGTTCTGACAAGAAGAGGGGTTCGACCACAATG TATGTTTTAAGGGACTCCGCTAATAGTTCAAGCAGAAAGGACAAATCAACTTACTTATTGGTCCCTAAGCGAGATGACCAACAACATTCTGATAAAGCAAGTACTTTGGCTTCTGTATCTGGAACTGAGGTGTTGGAAGATGAATCTG GAATTTCTGGAATCACTGATGCTGGGAAAAAGAAAATCCTGCTTTTGAAAGGGAAAGGGAAAGAAATTTCAACT TTGTCTGGTGGCATGTCAAAGCAGAATGTAGCGCAGCTTGATAAAAGTGTGACCCGTTCTGCTTTCAAACAGAGTCAGCGACGGGAGACCAGTGGACGGATAATCAGAAGCATTCTTTTAAACAAAGATTCACGCCAAAATCAATCTTCTGGGGTCCAATTTGAGCAGCAAATTCAATCCTCCAGCATAGAAAAGGAGAAGCGTCCACCTCGACATCCACAAGTGCAACTGGTTTTGAAGGATGTGAATGGAGGAGCTTCAGATGACAAGGGTGCTGTCAATGACACACATGGTTTTTCTGGTGAGAAGCAGGAAAAGCGCACAAGAAATAGGGATAGGCCTGATCGTGGTGTATGGACTCCTCTTCGGCGCTCAGATGGATCTTATGCAAGTGATGAGTCTTTATCGTCATCTGCATCTCAATCTACACAATCTTTAGACACTTCCCAAG GAAATCATGGAGATATGAAAGTTGAGTCATTGAATTCAAGGAGTGGAAGAAGCAGCCACTCTTCCTTAGATAATG GATCACATAAACATTTTGGTCGTCGGGGACCATCACATACTGTGAGGGATGCTGATGGCTCGCCTGTTGAGGGGAAGCTTTCAAAGAGAGGTGGCGGTGCTTCTGGTTATGGTTCTCATGAG CAGAAGCAAGTGTGGGTTCAAAAGTCGGGATCTGGTTCTTAG
- the LOC126660415 gene encoding regulator of nonsense transcripts UPF3 isoform X2, which yields MKGGQSDKTKVVVRHLPPTISQAAFFEQIDVVFSGRYNWVSFRPGKSSQKHQSYSRAYIDFKRPEDVIEFAEFFNGHLFVNEKGTQFRTIVEYAPSQRVPKQWSKKDGREGTLLKDPAYLEFLESISKPVENLPSAEIQLERREAERAGAAKDPPIITPLMDFVRQKRAAKTGTRRILSNGKISRRAGASGSPSSSSSKRSSDKKRGSTTMYVLRDSANSSSRKDKSTYLLVPKRDDQQHSDKASTLASVSGTEVLEDESGISGITDAGKKKILLLKGKGKEISTLSGGMSKQNVAQLDKSVTRSAFKQSQRRETSGRIIRSILLNKDSRQNQSSGVQFEQQIQSSSIEKEKRPPRHPQVQLVLKDVNGGASDDKGAVNDTHGFSGEKQEKRTRNRDRPDRGVWTPLRRSDGSYASDESLSSSASQSTQSLDTSQGNHGDMKVESLNSRSGRSSHSSLDNGSHKHFGRRGPSHTVRDADGSPVEGKLSKRGGGASGYGSHEQKQVWVQKSGSGS from the exons ATGAAAGGAGGTCAATCTGACAAGACAAAAGTGGTTGTGCGTCACTTACCACCGACGATTTCTCAAGCTGCGTTTTTCGAGCAAATCGACGTCGTTTTTTCTGGCCGTTATAATTGGGTCTCGTTTCGTCCCGGCAAGAGCAG CCAGAAGCATCAATCCTATTCAAGAGCCTACATTGACTTCAAAAGGCCAGAAGATGTTATCGAGTTTGCCGAGTTCTTTAACGGTCATCTCTTCGTTAATGAGAAGG GCACTCAGTTCAGGACAATTGTTGAGTATGCTCCTTCACAGCGGGTTCCAAAGCAGTGGTCAAAGAAGGATGGTCGCGAAGGCACCTTATTAAAAg ATCCTGCATATTTGGAGTTTCTTGAATCAATATCCAAACCAGTTGAAAATCTCCCCAGTGCAGAGATACAATTGGAAAGACGAGAAGCTGAGCGAGCTG GTGCTGCAAAAGATCCTCCTATTATAACTCCTTTAATGGACTTTGTTCGTCAAAAACGTGCTGCAAAGACTGGAACTAGg AGAATACTGTCTAATGGAAAAATCAGCAGAAGGGCTGGTGCAAGTGGAAGTCCTAGCTCATCCTCATCCAAACGAAGTTCTGACAAGAAGAGGGGTTCGACCACAATG TATGTTTTAAGGGACTCCGCTAATAGTTCAAGCAGAAAGGACAAATCAACTTACTTATTGGTCCCTAAGCGAGATGACCAACAACATTCTGATAAAGCAAGTACTTTGGCTTCTGTATCTGGAACTGAGGTGTTGGAAGATGAATCTG GAATTTCTGGAATCACTGATGCTGGGAAAAAGAAAATCCTGCTTTTGAAAGGGAAAGGGAAAGAAATTTCAACT TTGTCTGGTGGCATGTCAAAGCAGAATGTAGCGCAGCTTGATAAAAGTGTGACCCGTTCTGCTTTCAAACAGAGTCAGCGACGGGAGACCAGTGGACGGATAATCAGAAGCATTCTTTTAAACAAAGATTCACGCCAAAATCAATCTTCTGGGGTCCAATTTGAGCAGCAAATTCAATCCTCCAGCATAGAAAAGGAGAAGCGTCCACCTCGACATCCACAAGTGCAACTGGTTTTGAAGGATGTGAATGGAGGAGCTTCAGATGACAAGGGTGCTGTCAATGACACACATGGTTTTTCTGGTGAGAAGCAGGAAAAGCGCACAAGAAATAGGGATAGGCCTGATCGTGGTGTATGGACTCCTCTTCGGCGCTCAGATGGATCTTATGCAAGTGATGAGTCTTTATCGTCATCTGCATCTCAATCTACACAATCTTTAGACACTTCCCAAG GAAATCATGGAGATATGAAAGTTGAGTCATTGAATTCAAGGAGTGGAAGAAGCAGCCACTCTTCCTTAGATAATG GATCACATAAACATTTTGGTCGTCGGGGACCATCACATACTGTGAGGGATGCTGATGGCTCGCCTGTTGAGGGGAAGCTTTCAAAGAGAGGTGGCGGTGCTTCTGGTTATGGTTCTCATGAG CAGAAGCAAGTGTGGGTTCAAAAGTCGGGATCTGGTTCTTAG
- the LOC126660415 gene encoding regulator of nonsense transcripts UPF3 isoform X4, translating to MKGGQSDKTKVVVRHLPPTISQAAFFEQIDVVFSGRYNWVSFRPGKSSQKHQSYSRAYIDFKRPEDVIEFAEFFNGHLFVNEKGTQFRTIVEYAPSQRVPKQWSKKDGREGTLLKDPAYLEFLESISKPVENLPSAEIQLERREAERAAGAAKDPPIITPLMDFVRQKRAAKTGTRRILSNGKISRRAGASGSPSSSSSKRSSDKKRGSTTMYVLRDSANSSSRKDKSTYLLVPKRDDQQHSDKASTLASVSGTEVLEDESGISGITDAGKKKILLLKGKGKEISTNVAQLDKSVTRSAFKQSQRRETSGRIIRSILLNKDSRQNQSSGVQFEQQIQSSSIEKEKRPPRHPQVQLVLKDVNGGASDDKGAVNDTHGFSGEKQEKRTRNRDRPDRGVWTPLRRSDGSYASDESLSSSASQSTQSLDTSQGNHGDMKVESLNSRSGRSSHSSLDNGSHKHFGRRGPSHTVRDADGSPVEGKLSKRGGGASGYGSHEQKQVWVQKSGSGS from the exons ATGAAAGGAGGTCAATCTGACAAGACAAAAGTGGTTGTGCGTCACTTACCACCGACGATTTCTCAAGCTGCGTTTTTCGAGCAAATCGACGTCGTTTTTTCTGGCCGTTATAATTGGGTCTCGTTTCGTCCCGGCAAGAGCAG CCAGAAGCATCAATCCTATTCAAGAGCCTACATTGACTTCAAAAGGCCAGAAGATGTTATCGAGTTTGCCGAGTTCTTTAACGGTCATCTCTTCGTTAATGAGAAGG GCACTCAGTTCAGGACAATTGTTGAGTATGCTCCTTCACAGCGGGTTCCAAAGCAGTGGTCAAAGAAGGATGGTCGCGAAGGCACCTTATTAAAAg ATCCTGCATATTTGGAGTTTCTTGAATCAATATCCAAACCAGTTGAAAATCTCCCCAGTGCAGAGATACAATTGGAAAGACGAGAAGCTGAGCGAGCTG CAGGTGCTGCAAAAGATCCTCCTATTATAACTCCTTTAATGGACTTTGTTCGTCAAAAACGTGCTGCAAAGACTGGAACTAGg AGAATACTGTCTAATGGAAAAATCAGCAGAAGGGCTGGTGCAAGTGGAAGTCCTAGCTCATCCTCATCCAAACGAAGTTCTGACAAGAAGAGGGGTTCGACCACAATG TATGTTTTAAGGGACTCCGCTAATAGTTCAAGCAGAAAGGACAAATCAACTTACTTATTGGTCCCTAAGCGAGATGACCAACAACATTCTGATAAAGCAAGTACTTTGGCTTCTGTATCTGGAACTGAGGTGTTGGAAGATGAATCTG GAATTTCTGGAATCACTGATGCTGGGAAAAAGAAAATCCTGCTTTTGAAAGGGAAAGGGAAAGAAATTTCAACT AATGTAGCGCAGCTTGATAAAAGTGTGACCCGTTCTGCTTTCAAACAGAGTCAGCGACGGGAGACCAGTGGACGGATAATCAGAAGCATTCTTTTAAACAAAGATTCACGCCAAAATCAATCTTCTGGGGTCCAATTTGAGCAGCAAATTCAATCCTCCAGCATAGAAAAGGAGAAGCGTCCACCTCGACATCCACAAGTGCAACTGGTTTTGAAGGATGTGAATGGAGGAGCTTCAGATGACAAGGGTGCTGTCAATGACACACATGGTTTTTCTGGTGAGAAGCAGGAAAAGCGCACAAGAAATAGGGATAGGCCTGATCGTGGTGTATGGACTCCTCTTCGGCGCTCAGATGGATCTTATGCAAGTGATGAGTCTTTATCGTCATCTGCATCTCAATCTACACAATCTTTAGACACTTCCCAAG GAAATCATGGAGATATGAAAGTTGAGTCATTGAATTCAAGGAGTGGAAGAAGCAGCCACTCTTCCTTAGATAATG GATCACATAAACATTTTGGTCGTCGGGGACCATCACATACTGTGAGGGATGCTGATGGCTCGCCTGTTGAGGGGAAGCTTTCAAAGAGAGGTGGCGGTGCTTCTGGTTATGGTTCTCATGAG CAGAAGCAAGTGTGGGTTCAAAAGTCGGGATCTGGTTCTTAG
- the LOC126660415 gene encoding regulator of nonsense transcripts UPF3 isoform X6, with product MKGGQSDKTKVVVRHLPPTISQAAFFEQIDVVFSGRYNWVSFRPGKSSQKHQSYSRAYIDFKRPEDVIEFAEFFNGHLFVNEKGTQFRTIVEYAPSQRVPKQWSKKDGREGTLLKDPAYLEFLESISKPVENLPSAEIQLERREAERAAGAAKDPPIITPLMDFVRQKRAAKTGTRRILSNGKISRRAGASGSPSSSSSKRSSDKKRGSTTMYVLRDSANSSSRKDKSTYLLVPKRDDQQHSDKASTLASVSGTEVLEDESGISGITDAGKKKILLLKGKGKEISTLSGGMSKQNVAQLDKSVTRSAFKQSQRRETSGRIIRSILLNKDSRQNQSSGVQFEQQIQSSSIEKEKRPPRHPQVQLVLKDVNGGASDDKGAVNDTHGFSGEKQEKRTRNRDRPDRGVWTPLRRSDGSYASDESLSSSASQSTQSLDTSQGSHKHFGRRGPSHTVRDADGSPVEGKLSKRGGGASGYGSHEQKQVWVQKSGSGS from the exons ATGAAAGGAGGTCAATCTGACAAGACAAAAGTGGTTGTGCGTCACTTACCACCGACGATTTCTCAAGCTGCGTTTTTCGAGCAAATCGACGTCGTTTTTTCTGGCCGTTATAATTGGGTCTCGTTTCGTCCCGGCAAGAGCAG CCAGAAGCATCAATCCTATTCAAGAGCCTACATTGACTTCAAAAGGCCAGAAGATGTTATCGAGTTTGCCGAGTTCTTTAACGGTCATCTCTTCGTTAATGAGAAGG GCACTCAGTTCAGGACAATTGTTGAGTATGCTCCTTCACAGCGGGTTCCAAAGCAGTGGTCAAAGAAGGATGGTCGCGAAGGCACCTTATTAAAAg ATCCTGCATATTTGGAGTTTCTTGAATCAATATCCAAACCAGTTGAAAATCTCCCCAGTGCAGAGATACAATTGGAAAGACGAGAAGCTGAGCGAGCTG CAGGTGCTGCAAAAGATCCTCCTATTATAACTCCTTTAATGGACTTTGTTCGTCAAAAACGTGCTGCAAAGACTGGAACTAGg AGAATACTGTCTAATGGAAAAATCAGCAGAAGGGCTGGTGCAAGTGGAAGTCCTAGCTCATCCTCATCCAAACGAAGTTCTGACAAGAAGAGGGGTTCGACCACAATG TATGTTTTAAGGGACTCCGCTAATAGTTCAAGCAGAAAGGACAAATCAACTTACTTATTGGTCCCTAAGCGAGATGACCAACAACATTCTGATAAAGCAAGTACTTTGGCTTCTGTATCTGGAACTGAGGTGTTGGAAGATGAATCTG GAATTTCTGGAATCACTGATGCTGGGAAAAAGAAAATCCTGCTTTTGAAAGGGAAAGGGAAAGAAATTTCAACT TTGTCTGGTGGCATGTCAAAGCAGAATGTAGCGCAGCTTGATAAAAGTGTGACCCGTTCTGCTTTCAAACAGAGTCAGCGACGGGAGACCAGTGGACGGATAATCAGAAGCATTCTTTTAAACAAAGATTCACGCCAAAATCAATCTTCTGGGGTCCAATTTGAGCAGCAAATTCAATCCTCCAGCATAGAAAAGGAGAAGCGTCCACCTCGACATCCACAAGTGCAACTGGTTTTGAAGGATGTGAATGGAGGAGCTTCAGATGACAAGGGTGCTGTCAATGACACACATGGTTTTTCTGGTGAGAAGCAGGAAAAGCGCACAAGAAATAGGGATAGGCCTGATCGTGGTGTATGGACTCCTCTTCGGCGCTCAGATGGATCTTATGCAAGTGATGAGTCTTTATCGTCATCTGCATCTCAATCTACACAATCTTTAGACACTTCCCAAG GATCACATAAACATTTTGGTCGTCGGGGACCATCACATACTGTGAGGGATGCTGATGGCTCGCCTGTTGAGGGGAAGCTTTCAAAGAGAGGTGGCGGTGCTTCTGGTTATGGTTCTCATGAG CAGAAGCAAGTGTGGGTTCAAAAGTCGGGATCTGGTTCTTAG